The Coffea arabica cultivar ET-39 chromosome 1e, Coffea Arabica ET-39 HiFi, whole genome shotgun sequence genome has a window encoding:
- the LOC113703926 gene encoding transcription factor GAMYB isoform X1, which yields MLPNGWDLGYLKNMSMTSESEDRMVPKGAIGSPSVEETSGGGNFGVNGPLKKGPWTSAEDAILVEYVTKHGEGNWNAVQKHSGLARCGKSCRLRWANHLRPDLKKGAFTPEEERRIIELHAKMGNKWARMAAELPGRTDNEIKNYWNTRIKRRQRAGLPIYPPDICLQALSESKQSENLSSFSSVETQHPDLLPINSFEIPAVEFKNLELNHQLYPSPLLDVPGRGLLDIPASSLLAQGLHSSYGGKILLSAVHPTKRLRQSESLFPGLATSFTGAFTNCSKYHNDGSAQNLQSFGITSAYDQNLTSDNQSTSCVLPGSHALLNGNPSSSEPSWAMKLELPSLQTQIGSWGSPSSPLPSLESVDTLIQSPPTEHTQSGSLSPRNSGLLDAVLYESQSLKNFKSSSCQHMSSVSMAQGEVMDNSLQDLHEAEWEAYGDPISPRGHSAASVLSEYTPISRSSMDELQSLENTPGGKVKQEAEEMVPTQFCGNDDAFNSNNMIFSRPDFLLASNCFGPKGEYGKEQLHAERCSWGTSW from the exons ATGCTACCAAATGGATGGGATTTAGGATATTTGAAG AACATGAGTATGACGAGTGAAAGTGAAGACCGGATGGTGCCTAAAGGTGCCATAGGTTCACCATCCGTTGAAGAAACTAGTGGTGGAGGAAACTTCGGAGTGAATGGTCCTCTGAAGAAAGGTCCCTGGACTTCTGCAGAAGATGCAATTTTGGTTGAGTATGTGACTAAGCATGGAGAGGGGAACTGGAATGCAGTCCAGAAGCATTCAGGACTTGCCCGCTGTGGAAAGAGTTGTCGTTTAAGATGGGCAAATCACCTGAGGCCAGATCTGAAAAAAGGTGCGTTCACTCCTGAGGAGGAGCGGCGTATCATTGAACTCCATGCTAAAATGGGAAACAAATGGGCAAGAATGGCTGCTGAG TTACCTGGCCGTACAGATAATGAGATAAAAAACTATTGGAATACTAGAATCAAGAGACGACAGCGTGCTGGCTTGCCAATCTATCCTCCTGATATCTGTTTGCAAGCTTTGAGCGAGAGCAAACAAAGTGAGAATCTGTCTAGTTTCTCGTCGGTGGAGACACAACATCCTGATCTCTTACCAATTAACAGCTTTGAGATTCCAGCTGTAGAATTcaaaaatttggaactcaatcaCCAGTTGTATCCATCACCACTTCTCGATGTTCCAGGTCGTGGTTTGCTTGATATTCCTGCTAGTAGCCTGCTGGCCCAAGGTCTTCATTCTTCCTATGGCGGCAAAATTTTGCTATCAGCAGTCCATCCAACAAAACGTCTTCGACAATCTGAGTCCTTGTTCCCTGGCTTGGCTACCAGTTTTACTGGTGCCTTCACAAACTGCAGTAAATATCACAATGATGGTTCTGCACAGAATCTTCAATCATTTGGGATCACCTCTGCATATGATCAGAATCTAACTTCAGACAACCAATCAACATCCTGTGTACTTCCTGGCAGCCATGCCCTTCTAAATGGCAACCCCTCCTCCTCGGAGCCCTCATGGGCAATGAAGCTGGAGCTCCCTTCACTCCAAACCCAGATTGGTAGTTGGGGCTCACCTTCTTCCCCACTGCCTTCCCTTGAGTCTGTGGATACTTTAATCCAGTCTCCCCCAACTGAGCACACCCAATCAGGTAGTCTCTCGCCTCGAAATAGTGGCCTGTTAGACGCTGTACTTTATGAATCGCAGTCTCTGAAAAACTTCAAGAGCAGTTCGTGCCAGCATATGTCTAGTGTGTCCATGGCTCAGGGAGAAGTAATGGATAACTCACTGCAGGATCTTCATGAGGCAGAATGGGAAGCATATGGTGACCCCATATCTCCTCGAGGCCACTCTGCTGCATCAGTGTTGAGTGAATACACCCCCATCAGCAGAAGCTCAATGGATGAACTTCAGTCACTTGAGAATACACCAG GAGGCAAAGTTAAACAAGAAGCAGAAGAAATGGTCCCAACACAGTTCTGTGGAAATGATGATGCCTTCAACTCAAACAACATGATCTTCTCAAGGCCAGATTTTTTACTAGCATCGAACTGCTTTGGTCCCAAGGGAGAGTACGGGAAAGAACAACTCCATGCTGAAAGATGCAGCTGGGGCACTTCTTGGTGA
- the LOC140009873 gene encoding BTB/POZ and MATH domain-containing protein 4-like isoform X1, which translates to MTDPQRPAAPSADNKNALLSPTSSRSVTETVNGSHKFVIQGYSLAKGMGIGKHIASDNFTVGGYQWAIYFYPDGKNPEDNSTYVSVFIALASEGTDVRALFELTLMDQSGKGKHKVHSHFDRSLESGPYTLKYRGSMWGYKRFFRRAMLESSDYLKDDCLKINCTVGVVVSAIDCSRLHSIQVPDSDIGAHFGMLLENMEGSDIIFNVSGETFHAHKLVLAARSPIFRSDFFDGSEGNLQEIMVTDMEPKVFEAMLHFIYRDTLVEDELVASSSSSNPSDSLTAKLLAAADRYDLGRLRRMCESYLCKEICVNSVAKTLALADCYHAAELKAVCLRFAAENLAAVMRSDGFEYLRENCPSLQSEILKTVAGCEEDCSSGGGKSRSVWAQLSDGGDTNGRRVRQRT; encoded by the exons ATGACAGACCCCCAGAGGCCAGCTGCGCCGTCTGCGGACAACAAAAACGCTCTTTTATCTCCGACAAGCTCCCGCTCCGTCACTGAGACGGTGAATGGGTCCCATAAGTTTGTAATTCAGGGGTATTCTTTGGCGAAAGGCATGGGAATCGGTAAGCACATCGCCAGCGATAATTTTACAGTCGGAGGGTATCAATGGGCGATTTATTTCTACCCTGACGGCAAGAATCCCGAGGATAATTCGACTTATGTGTCCGTTTTCATCGCATTAGCGAGTGAAGGCACCGATGTTAGGGCTTTGTTTGAATTGACGCTAATGGATCAGAGTGGAAAAGGGAAACATAAGGTTCATAGTCATTTCGATCGCTCGCTTGAGAGTGGACCTTACACCTTAAAATACCGTGGGAGCATGTG GGGTTATAAACGGTTTTTCAGACGAGCAATGCTTGAAAGTTCAGATTATCTCAAGGATGATTGCTTGAAAATCAATTGTACTGTTGGAGTCGTGGTCTCTGCAATAGACTGTTCAAGGCTACATTCAATTCAGGTCCCTGATTCTGATATTGGAGCACATTTCGGCATGCTGTTGGAAAACATGGAAGGTTCGGACATTATTTTTAACGTGTCTGGTGAAACATTTCATGCCCATAAATTGGTATTGGCTGCTCGTTCCCCTATATTTCGCTCCGACTTTTTTGATGGTTCAGAAGGCAATCTTCAGGAAATTATGGTTACCGATATGGAACCCAAGGTCTTTGAG GCTATGCTGCATTTCATATATAGAGATACTCTTGTAGAAGATGAGCTGGTAGCTTCTAGCTCTTCTTCTAATCCTTCTGATTCATTGACGGCGAAGTTGCTGGCAGCAGCTGATCGATATGATTTGGGAAGGCTAAGAAGGATGTGTGAATCCTATCTCTGCAAGGAGATATGTGTGAACTCTGTTGCTAAAACTCTTGCCCTGGCTGACTGCTATCATGCTGCAGAATTAAAAGCTGTTTGCCTCAGATTTGCTGCTGAAAACCTTGCTG CTGTAATGCGGTCAGATGGCTTTGAATACCTCAGAGAGAACTGCCCTTCTCTGCAATCTGAGATCTTGAAGACTGTAGCTGGTTGCGAGGAGGATTGTAGCAGTGGCGGTGGGAAGTCTCGAAGTGTCTGGGCCCAGCTATCCGACGGTGGTGATACCAATGGTAGGAGAGTAAGGCAAAGGACATAG
- the LOC113703926 gene encoding transcription factor GAMYB isoform X2 — MSMTSESEDRMVPKGAIGSPSVEETSGGGNFGVNGPLKKGPWTSAEDAILVEYVTKHGEGNWNAVQKHSGLARCGKSCRLRWANHLRPDLKKGAFTPEEERRIIELHAKMGNKWARMAAELPGRTDNEIKNYWNTRIKRRQRAGLPIYPPDICLQALSESKQSENLSSFSSVETQHPDLLPINSFEIPAVEFKNLELNHQLYPSPLLDVPGRGLLDIPASSLLAQGLHSSYGGKILLSAVHPTKRLRQSESLFPGLATSFTGAFTNCSKYHNDGSAQNLQSFGITSAYDQNLTSDNQSTSCVLPGSHALLNGNPSSSEPSWAMKLELPSLQTQIGSWGSPSSPLPSLESVDTLIQSPPTEHTQSGSLSPRNSGLLDAVLYESQSLKNFKSSSCQHMSSVSMAQGEVMDNSLQDLHEAEWEAYGDPISPRGHSAASVLSEYTPISRSSMDELQSLENTPGGKVKQEAEEMVPTQFCGNDDAFNSNNMIFSRPDFLLASNCFGPKGEYGKEQLHAERCSWGTSW; from the exons ATGAGTATGACGAGTGAAAGTGAAGACCGGATGGTGCCTAAAGGTGCCATAGGTTCACCATCCGTTGAAGAAACTAGTGGTGGAGGAAACTTCGGAGTGAATGGTCCTCTGAAGAAAGGTCCCTGGACTTCTGCAGAAGATGCAATTTTGGTTGAGTATGTGACTAAGCATGGAGAGGGGAACTGGAATGCAGTCCAGAAGCATTCAGGACTTGCCCGCTGTGGAAAGAGTTGTCGTTTAAGATGGGCAAATCACCTGAGGCCAGATCTGAAAAAAGGTGCGTTCACTCCTGAGGAGGAGCGGCGTATCATTGAACTCCATGCTAAAATGGGAAACAAATGGGCAAGAATGGCTGCTGAG TTACCTGGCCGTACAGATAATGAGATAAAAAACTATTGGAATACTAGAATCAAGAGACGACAGCGTGCTGGCTTGCCAATCTATCCTCCTGATATCTGTTTGCAAGCTTTGAGCGAGAGCAAACAAAGTGAGAATCTGTCTAGTTTCTCGTCGGTGGAGACACAACATCCTGATCTCTTACCAATTAACAGCTTTGAGATTCCAGCTGTAGAATTcaaaaatttggaactcaatcaCCAGTTGTATCCATCACCACTTCTCGATGTTCCAGGTCGTGGTTTGCTTGATATTCCTGCTAGTAGCCTGCTGGCCCAAGGTCTTCATTCTTCCTATGGCGGCAAAATTTTGCTATCAGCAGTCCATCCAACAAAACGTCTTCGACAATCTGAGTCCTTGTTCCCTGGCTTGGCTACCAGTTTTACTGGTGCCTTCACAAACTGCAGTAAATATCACAATGATGGTTCTGCACAGAATCTTCAATCATTTGGGATCACCTCTGCATATGATCAGAATCTAACTTCAGACAACCAATCAACATCCTGTGTACTTCCTGGCAGCCATGCCCTTCTAAATGGCAACCCCTCCTCCTCGGAGCCCTCATGGGCAATGAAGCTGGAGCTCCCTTCACTCCAAACCCAGATTGGTAGTTGGGGCTCACCTTCTTCCCCACTGCCTTCCCTTGAGTCTGTGGATACTTTAATCCAGTCTCCCCCAACTGAGCACACCCAATCAGGTAGTCTCTCGCCTCGAAATAGTGGCCTGTTAGACGCTGTACTTTATGAATCGCAGTCTCTGAAAAACTTCAAGAGCAGTTCGTGCCAGCATATGTCTAGTGTGTCCATGGCTCAGGGAGAAGTAATGGATAACTCACTGCAGGATCTTCATGAGGCAGAATGGGAAGCATATGGTGACCCCATATCTCCTCGAGGCCACTCTGCTGCATCAGTGTTGAGTGAATACACCCCCATCAGCAGAAGCTCAATGGATGAACTTCAGTCACTTGAGAATACACCAG GAGGCAAAGTTAAACAAGAAGCAGAAGAAATGGTCCCAACACAGTTCTGTGGAAATGATGATGCCTTCAACTCAAACAACATGATCTTCTCAAGGCCAGATTTTTTACTAGCATCGAACTGCTTTGGTCCCAAGGGAGAGTACGGGAAAGAACAACTCCATGCTGAAAGATGCAGCTGGGGCACTTCTTGGTGA
- the LOC140009873 gene encoding BTB/POZ and MATH domain-containing protein 4-like isoform X2: MTDPQRPAAPSADNKNALLSPTSSRSVTETVNGSHKFVIQGYSLAKGMGIGKHIASDNFTVGGYQWAIYFYPDGKNPEDNSTYVSVFIALASEGTDVRALFELTLMDQSGKGKHKVHSHFDRSLESGPYTLKYRGSMWGYKRFFRRAMLESSDYLKDDCLKINCTVGVVVSAIDCSRLHSIQVPDSDIGAHFGMLLENMEGSDIIFNVSGETFHAHKLVLAARSPIFRSDFFDGSEGNLQEIMVTDMEPKVFEAMLHFIYRDTLVEDELVASSSSSNPSDSLTAKLLAAADRYDLGRLRRMCESYLCKEICVNSVAKTLALADCYHAAELKAVCLRFAAENLAANWKYEHWHSDYSIFHVLWN; encoded by the exons ATGACAGACCCCCAGAGGCCAGCTGCGCCGTCTGCGGACAACAAAAACGCTCTTTTATCTCCGACAAGCTCCCGCTCCGTCACTGAGACGGTGAATGGGTCCCATAAGTTTGTAATTCAGGGGTATTCTTTGGCGAAAGGCATGGGAATCGGTAAGCACATCGCCAGCGATAATTTTACAGTCGGAGGGTATCAATGGGCGATTTATTTCTACCCTGACGGCAAGAATCCCGAGGATAATTCGACTTATGTGTCCGTTTTCATCGCATTAGCGAGTGAAGGCACCGATGTTAGGGCTTTGTTTGAATTGACGCTAATGGATCAGAGTGGAAAAGGGAAACATAAGGTTCATAGTCATTTCGATCGCTCGCTTGAGAGTGGACCTTACACCTTAAAATACCGTGGGAGCATGTG GGGTTATAAACGGTTTTTCAGACGAGCAATGCTTGAAAGTTCAGATTATCTCAAGGATGATTGCTTGAAAATCAATTGTACTGTTGGAGTCGTGGTCTCTGCAATAGACTGTTCAAGGCTACATTCAATTCAGGTCCCTGATTCTGATATTGGAGCACATTTCGGCATGCTGTTGGAAAACATGGAAGGTTCGGACATTATTTTTAACGTGTCTGGTGAAACATTTCATGCCCATAAATTGGTATTGGCTGCTCGTTCCCCTATATTTCGCTCCGACTTTTTTGATGGTTCAGAAGGCAATCTTCAGGAAATTATGGTTACCGATATGGAACCCAAGGTCTTTGAG GCTATGCTGCATTTCATATATAGAGATACTCTTGTAGAAGATGAGCTGGTAGCTTCTAGCTCTTCTTCTAATCCTTCTGATTCATTGACGGCGAAGTTGCTGGCAGCAGCTGATCGATATGATTTGGGAAGGCTAAGAAGGATGTGTGAATCCTATCTCTGCAAGGAGATATGTGTGAACTCTGTTGCTAAAACTCTTGCCCTGGCTGACTGCTATCATGCTGCAGAATTAAAAGCTGTTTGCCTCAGATTTGCTGCTGAAAACCTTGCTG CAAACTGGAAATATGAGCATTGGCATTCAGACTATTCAATATTTCATGTTCTGTGGAATTAA